A single window of Vidua chalybeata isolate OUT-0048 chromosome 7, bVidCha1 merged haplotype, whole genome shotgun sequence DNA harbors:
- the ITGA6 gene encoding integrin alpha-6 isoform X7 produces MPEDFTNTLNEGKIILWIEDLCQRLLVGAPREKAFPAQQANRTGGLYSCDIASPNTNCLRVKFDEETDPKMESKEDQWMGVTVQSQGPGGNVVTCAHRYEKRQYVNTVQETRDIIGRCYVLSQDLTIKDDMDNGVWSFCDGRLRGHEKFGSCQQGVAATFTRDYHYIVFGAPGTYNWKGVVRAEQKNQTFYDLGIFDDGPYEVGDESRQDKNLVPVPANSYLGFSLDSGKGIVSQDEMTFVSGAPRANHSGAVVLLKKEKNQRALSLEHMFEGEGLASSFGYDVAVVDLNSDGWQDIVVGAPQYFDRSGDIGGAVYIYMNHQGKWAGVKPLRLNGTADSMFGLAVENVGDINQDGYPDIAVGAPYDGFGKVYIYHGSENGINTKPAQILDGEKTNTNFFGYSIAGNMDLDKNSYPDVAVGSLSDSVNVYRSRPVISIRRNITVQPDRIDLKKKNPEDHGEIRMDVKACFKYTANPRNLNPRIKINYTFEVENERRQLGLPSRVRFSDHSSDQFTASTTLRGQNSWECVTTKLILQEKIKDKLRPIPISVSVKIAGLESPSKRKESALPDLIPILNSNESETDTTKVEFLKEGCGEDNECHSNLKLQYRFCTREGNEDRFTYLPLENGMPVLVLKDQKDIALEITVTNNPSDTKNPQKDGEDAYEAKLIATFPDSLTYSAFREMRGYPEKQLTCGANQNGSQAECELGNPFKRNSNVTFYLILSTTKVNVDTTDLDINLKLETTSTQVNLTPIIASAKVVLELLLSLTGVAKPSQVYFGGNIIGESAVKSEDDIGNLIEYEFRVTNLGRPLKTFGTASLDIQWPKEISNGKWLLYLMKIDSKGLEKVYCQPENEINSLRVAESHNSRRKREVAEKQITDSQAFSLFSERKYKTLSCNANARCVDIKCPLKGLDSKASIVLRSRLWNSTFLEEYSKMNYLDILVRASISVPAAAKNVKLTNEVAQVRVTVFPAKPVALYTGVPWWIIAVAILAGILMLALLVFLLWKCGFFRRSRYEDSVPRYHAVRIRKEERQIKDGKNQDLEIKQWFTKWNENESYS; encoded by the exons attGCTGGTTGGAGCTCCTCGGGAGAAGGCCTTTCCAGCCCAACAAGCCAACAGAACAGGCGGACTGTACAGCTGTGACATTGCATCTCCAAATACAAATTGCCTGCGTGTCAAATTTGATGAGGAGA CTGACCCTAAGATGGAGAGTAAAGAAGACCAATGGATGGGTGTAACTGTCCAGAGTCAGGGGCCTGGAGGAAATGTGGTG ACGTGTGCGCATCGCTATGAGAAAAGGCAGTATGTAAACACAGTGCAGGAAACCCGGGATATCATTGGAAGGTGCTATGTGCTGAGCCAGGACCTCACTATTAAGGATGATATGGATAATGGAGTATGGAGTTTCTGTGATGGTCGTTTAAGAGGCCATGAGAAGTTTGGTTCCTGTCAGCAAGGTGTTGCTGCTACTTTTACCAGAGACTATCATTATATTGTGTTTGGTGCCCCAGGCACTTACAACTGGAAAG GGGTGGTTCGTGCAGAGCAAAAGAATCAGACATTTTATGATCTGGGTATCTTTGATGATGGGCCTTACGAAGTTGGTGATGAGAGCCGCCAGGATAAGAATCTAGTTCCTGTTCCAGCTAACAGTTACTTAG GTTTCTCTTTGGACTCTGGTAAAGGAATTGTCTCCCAAGATGAGATGACTTTTGTGTCTGGTGCCCCAAGAGCGAACCACAGCGGAGCAGttgttttactaaaaaaagaaaaaaatcagagagcACTTTCCCTGGAGCACATGTTTGAAGGAGAAGGGCTGGCCTCCTCTTTTGGTTATGATGTTGCTGTTGTGGACCTCAACAGTGATGG CTGGCAGGACATCGTTGTTGGGGCCCCGCAGTACTTTGACAGAAGTGGGGATATCGGGGGTGCCGTATACATCTACATGAACCATCAAGGCAAGTGGGCAGGGGTGAAGCCTCTGCGCTTAAATGGAACCGCTGACTCCATGTTTGGACTTGCAGTAGAAAATGTTGGGGACATTAATCAGGATGGATATCCAG ATATTGCAGTAGGGGCTCCATATGATGGTTTTGGCAAAGTATACATATATCATGGATCCGAGAATGGAATAAatacaaaaccagcacag ATTCTTGATggtgaaaaaacaaacaccaatTTCTTTGGTTACTCTATTGCTGGAAATATGGACCTGGATAAAAATTCCTACCCTGATGTTGCTGTTGGTTCCCTGTCAGATTCTGTAAACGTGTACAG ATCTCGGCCTGTGATAAGCATTAGAAGAAACATTACAGTACAGCCTGACAGAATTGatctaaagaaaaagaaccctGAGGACCATGGTGAAATCAg GATGGATGTGAAAGCATGTTTTAAATATACTGCAAACCCCAGAAATTTAAATCCAAGAATAA aGATCAATTACACGTTTGAAGTGGAAAATGAGAGGcggcagctggggctgccctccAGGGTGCGCTTCAGTGACCACTCGTCTGATCAGTTCACTGCAAGTACAACCCTCAGGGGACAGAACTCATGGGAGTGTGTGACTACAAAGCTTATACTGCAG gaaaaaattaaagataagCTACGTCCCATTCCAATATCAGTCAGTGTTAAAATTGCTGGACTGGAGTCACCATCCAAGAGAAAAGAGAGCGCACTTCCAGATCTTATACCAATTCTAAATTCAAATGAATCTGAAACAGACACCACAAAA gtGGAGTTCTTAAAAGAAGGCTGTGGAGAAGACAATGAATGTCACAGCAATCTTAAGCTTCAGTACCGGTTTTGTACGAGAGAGGGAAATGAAGACAGGTTTACTTATTTACCACT tGAAAATGGCATGCCAGTGCTTGTTCTGAAAGACCAGAAAGATATTGCCCTGGAAATAACAGTGACAAACAATCCATCTGAtacaaaaaatccacaaaaagaTGGTGAAGATGCATATGAAGCTAAACTAATTGCAACTTTTCCAGACAGTCTGACATACTCTGCATTCAGAGAGATGAGGGGTTATCCT GAAAAACAGCTAACATGTGGTGCTAACCAAAATGGTTCTCAAGCAGAGTGTGAACTTGGAAATCCTTTCAAAAGAAATTCTAAT GTAACCTTTTATCTGATCTTAAGTACCACTAAGGTTAATGTTGATACAACAGACTTAGACATTAACCTGAAGCTGGAAAC AACAAGCACTCAAGTTAATTTGACTCCAATTATAGCCAGCGCTAAAGTGGTTCTTGAATTGCTTTTATCACTCACTGG AGTTGCTAAGCCTTCTCAGGTATATTTTGGAGGTAACATCATTGGTGAGAGTGCAGTGAAATCTGAAGATGATATTGGAAACCTCATAGAGTATGAATTCAGA GTAACTAACTTGGGCAGACCACTGAAAACATTTGGCACTGCTTCCTTGGACATCCAGTGGCCGAAAGAAATTAGTAATGGCAAATGGCTGCTTTATCTGATGAAAATAGACTCCAAAGGCTTGGAAAAAGTCTACTGTCAACCTGAGAATGAAATCAACAGTTTGCGTGTTGCG gaATCCCATAACTCAAGAAGGAAGCGTGAAGTTGCAGAGAAGCAGATTACAGACAGCCAGgcattttctttattctcagaaagaaaatataaaacctTG AGCTGCAATGCGAATGCACGCTGTGTGGATATAAAGTGTCCCCTGAAGGGTTTAGACAGCAAGGCATCTATTGTGCTGCGTTCCAGGCTGTGGAACAGCACCTTCTTAGAG GAATACTCCAAAATGAATTACCTTGACATTCTTGTTAGGGCTTCTATCAGTGTTCCTGCTGCGGCTAAGAATGTTAAACTCACAAATGAAGTTGCTCAG GTGCGTGTTACTGTATTTCCTGCAAAACCAGTAGCCCTTTATACAGGAGTTCCGTGGTGGATCATTGCAGTGGCTATCCTTGCTGGAATACTCATGCTTGCACTGTTGGTATTCTTACTATGGAAG TGCGGGTTCTTCCGGCGTTCCAGGTACGAAGACAGTGTCCCCCGCTATCACGCTGTAAGAATTCGAAAAGAGGAGCGACAGATCAAAGATGGGAAAAACCAAGATCTTGAGATAAAACAGTGGTTCACCAAatggaatgaaaatgaaagttatTCTTAG
- the ITGA6 gene encoding integrin alpha-6 isoform X4: MRSPPAPAPRGLAACGTGAAPGMGTSGRGVTGDRDLPHRTAQAAAPLVGRGSPIRTSEGSGPRLSPAASAVLCLWCVPPSGRQPQGKIRASVPSLLVGAPREKAFPAQQANRTGGLYSCDIASPNTNCLRVKFDEETDPKMESKEDQWMGVTVQSQGPGGNVVTCAHRYEKRQYVNTVQETRDIIGRCYVLSQDLTIKDDMDNGVWSFCDGRLRGHEKFGSCQQGVAATFTRDYHYIVFGAPGTYNWKGVVRAEQKNQTFYDLGIFDDGPYEVGDESRQDKNLVPVPANSYLGFSLDSGKGIVSQDEMTFVSGAPRANHSGAVVLLKKEKNQRALSLEHMFEGEGLASSFGYDVAVVDLNSDGWQDIVVGAPQYFDRSGDIGGAVYIYMNHQGKWAGVKPLRLNGTADSMFGLAVENVGDINQDGYPDIAVGAPYDGFGKVYIYHGSENGINTKPAQILDGEKTNTNFFGYSIAGNMDLDKNSYPDVAVGSLSDSVNVYRSRPVISIRRNITVQPDRIDLKKKNPEDHGEIRMDVKACFKYTANPRNLNPRIKINYTFEVENERRQLGLPSRVRFSDHSSDQFTASTTLRGQNSWECVTTKLILQEKIKDKLRPIPISVSVKIAGLESPSKRKESALPDLIPILNSNESETDTTKVEFLKEGCGEDNECHSNLKLQYRFCTREGNEDRFTYLPLENGMPVLVLKDQKDIALEITVTNNPSDTKNPQKDGEDAYEAKLIATFPDSLTYSAFREMRGYPEKQLTCGANQNGSQAECELGNPFKRNSNVTFYLILSTTKVNVDTTDLDINLKLETTSTQVNLTPIIASAKVVLELLLSLTGVAKPSQVYFGGNIIGESAVKSEDDIGNLIEYEFRVTNLGRPLKTFGTASLDIQWPKEISNGKWLLYLMKIDSKGLEKVYCQPENEINSLRVAESHNSRRKREVAEKQITDSQAFSLFSERKYKTLSCNANARCVDIKCPLKGLDSKASIVLRSRLWNSTFLEEYSKMNYLDILVRASISVPAAAKNVKLTNEVAQVRVTVFPAKPVALYTGVPWWIIAVAILAGILMLALLVFLLWKCGFFRRSRYEDSVPRYHAVRIRKEERQIKDGKNQDLEIKQWFTKWNENESYS, from the exons attGCTGGTTGGAGCTCCTCGGGAGAAGGCCTTTCCAGCCCAACAAGCCAACAGAACAGGCGGACTGTACAGCTGTGACATTGCATCTCCAAATACAAATTGCCTGCGTGTCAAATTTGATGAGGAGA CTGACCCTAAGATGGAGAGTAAAGAAGACCAATGGATGGGTGTAACTGTCCAGAGTCAGGGGCCTGGAGGAAATGTGGTG ACGTGTGCGCATCGCTATGAGAAAAGGCAGTATGTAAACACAGTGCAGGAAACCCGGGATATCATTGGAAGGTGCTATGTGCTGAGCCAGGACCTCACTATTAAGGATGATATGGATAATGGAGTATGGAGTTTCTGTGATGGTCGTTTAAGAGGCCATGAGAAGTTTGGTTCCTGTCAGCAAGGTGTTGCTGCTACTTTTACCAGAGACTATCATTATATTGTGTTTGGTGCCCCAGGCACTTACAACTGGAAAG GGGTGGTTCGTGCAGAGCAAAAGAATCAGACATTTTATGATCTGGGTATCTTTGATGATGGGCCTTACGAAGTTGGTGATGAGAGCCGCCAGGATAAGAATCTAGTTCCTGTTCCAGCTAACAGTTACTTAG GTTTCTCTTTGGACTCTGGTAAAGGAATTGTCTCCCAAGATGAGATGACTTTTGTGTCTGGTGCCCCAAGAGCGAACCACAGCGGAGCAGttgttttactaaaaaaagaaaaaaatcagagagcACTTTCCCTGGAGCACATGTTTGAAGGAGAAGGGCTGGCCTCCTCTTTTGGTTATGATGTTGCTGTTGTGGACCTCAACAGTGATGG CTGGCAGGACATCGTTGTTGGGGCCCCGCAGTACTTTGACAGAAGTGGGGATATCGGGGGTGCCGTATACATCTACATGAACCATCAAGGCAAGTGGGCAGGGGTGAAGCCTCTGCGCTTAAATGGAACCGCTGACTCCATGTTTGGACTTGCAGTAGAAAATGTTGGGGACATTAATCAGGATGGATATCCAG ATATTGCAGTAGGGGCTCCATATGATGGTTTTGGCAAAGTATACATATATCATGGATCCGAGAATGGAATAAatacaaaaccagcacag ATTCTTGATggtgaaaaaacaaacaccaatTTCTTTGGTTACTCTATTGCTGGAAATATGGACCTGGATAAAAATTCCTACCCTGATGTTGCTGTTGGTTCCCTGTCAGATTCTGTAAACGTGTACAG ATCTCGGCCTGTGATAAGCATTAGAAGAAACATTACAGTACAGCCTGACAGAATTGatctaaagaaaaagaaccctGAGGACCATGGTGAAATCAg GATGGATGTGAAAGCATGTTTTAAATATACTGCAAACCCCAGAAATTTAAATCCAAGAATAA aGATCAATTACACGTTTGAAGTGGAAAATGAGAGGcggcagctggggctgccctccAGGGTGCGCTTCAGTGACCACTCGTCTGATCAGTTCACTGCAAGTACAACCCTCAGGGGACAGAACTCATGGGAGTGTGTGACTACAAAGCTTATACTGCAG gaaaaaattaaagataagCTACGTCCCATTCCAATATCAGTCAGTGTTAAAATTGCTGGACTGGAGTCACCATCCAAGAGAAAAGAGAGCGCACTTCCAGATCTTATACCAATTCTAAATTCAAATGAATCTGAAACAGACACCACAAAA gtGGAGTTCTTAAAAGAAGGCTGTGGAGAAGACAATGAATGTCACAGCAATCTTAAGCTTCAGTACCGGTTTTGTACGAGAGAGGGAAATGAAGACAGGTTTACTTATTTACCACT tGAAAATGGCATGCCAGTGCTTGTTCTGAAAGACCAGAAAGATATTGCCCTGGAAATAACAGTGACAAACAATCCATCTGAtacaaaaaatccacaaaaagaTGGTGAAGATGCATATGAAGCTAAACTAATTGCAACTTTTCCAGACAGTCTGACATACTCTGCATTCAGAGAGATGAGGGGTTATCCT GAAAAACAGCTAACATGTGGTGCTAACCAAAATGGTTCTCAAGCAGAGTGTGAACTTGGAAATCCTTTCAAAAGAAATTCTAAT GTAACCTTTTATCTGATCTTAAGTACCACTAAGGTTAATGTTGATACAACAGACTTAGACATTAACCTGAAGCTGGAAAC AACAAGCACTCAAGTTAATTTGACTCCAATTATAGCCAGCGCTAAAGTGGTTCTTGAATTGCTTTTATCACTCACTGG AGTTGCTAAGCCTTCTCAGGTATATTTTGGAGGTAACATCATTGGTGAGAGTGCAGTGAAATCTGAAGATGATATTGGAAACCTCATAGAGTATGAATTCAGA GTAACTAACTTGGGCAGACCACTGAAAACATTTGGCACTGCTTCCTTGGACATCCAGTGGCCGAAAGAAATTAGTAATGGCAAATGGCTGCTTTATCTGATGAAAATAGACTCCAAAGGCTTGGAAAAAGTCTACTGTCAACCTGAGAATGAAATCAACAGTTTGCGTGTTGCG gaATCCCATAACTCAAGAAGGAAGCGTGAAGTTGCAGAGAAGCAGATTACAGACAGCCAGgcattttctttattctcagaaagaaaatataaaacctTG AGCTGCAATGCGAATGCACGCTGTGTGGATATAAAGTGTCCCCTGAAGGGTTTAGACAGCAAGGCATCTATTGTGCTGCGTTCCAGGCTGTGGAACAGCACCTTCTTAGAG GAATACTCCAAAATGAATTACCTTGACATTCTTGTTAGGGCTTCTATCAGTGTTCCTGCTGCGGCTAAGAATGTTAAACTCACAAATGAAGTTGCTCAG GTGCGTGTTACTGTATTTCCTGCAAAACCAGTAGCCCTTTATACAGGAGTTCCGTGGTGGATCATTGCAGTGGCTATCCTTGCTGGAATACTCATGCTTGCACTGTTGGTATTCTTACTATGGAAG TGCGGGTTCTTCCGGCGTTCCAGGTACGAAGACAGTGTCCCCCGCTATCACGCTGTAAGAATTCGAAAAGAGGAGCGACAGATCAAAGATGGGAAAAACCAAGATCTTGAGATAAAACAGTGGTTCACCAAatggaatgaaaatgaaagttatTCTTAG
- the ITGA6 gene encoding integrin alpha-6 isoform X9: MMRDHPRLLVGAPREKAFPAQQANRTGGLYSCDIASPNTNCLRVKFDEETDPKMESKEDQWMGVTVQSQGPGGNVVTCAHRYEKRQYVNTVQETRDIIGRCYVLSQDLTIKDDMDNGVWSFCDGRLRGHEKFGSCQQGVAATFTRDYHYIVFGAPGTYNWKGVVRAEQKNQTFYDLGIFDDGPYEVGDESRQDKNLVPVPANSYLGFSLDSGKGIVSQDEMTFVSGAPRANHSGAVVLLKKEKNQRALSLEHMFEGEGLASSFGYDVAVVDLNSDGWQDIVVGAPQYFDRSGDIGGAVYIYMNHQGKWAGVKPLRLNGTADSMFGLAVENVGDINQDGYPDIAVGAPYDGFGKVYIYHGSENGINTKPAQILDGEKTNTNFFGYSIAGNMDLDKNSYPDVAVGSLSDSVNVYRSRPVISIRRNITVQPDRIDLKKKNPEDHGEIRMDVKACFKYTANPRNLNPRIKINYTFEVENERRQLGLPSRVRFSDHSSDQFTASTTLRGQNSWECVTTKLILQEKIKDKLRPIPISVSVKIAGLESPSKRKESALPDLIPILNSNESETDTTKVEFLKEGCGEDNECHSNLKLQYRFCTREGNEDRFTYLPLENGMPVLVLKDQKDIALEITVTNNPSDTKNPQKDGEDAYEAKLIATFPDSLTYSAFREMRGYPEKQLTCGANQNGSQAECELGNPFKRNSNVTFYLILSTTKVNVDTTDLDINLKLETTSTQVNLTPIIASAKVVLELLLSLTGVAKPSQVYFGGNIIGESAVKSEDDIGNLIEYEFRVTNLGRPLKTFGTASLDIQWPKEISNGKWLLYLMKIDSKGLEKVYCQPENEINSLRVAESHNSRRKREVAEKQITDSQAFSLFSERKYKTLSCNANARCVDIKCPLKGLDSKASIVLRSRLWNSTFLEEYSKMNYLDILVRASISVPAAAKNVKLTNEVAQVRVTVFPAKPVALYTGVPWWIIAVAILAGILMLALLVFLLWKCGFFRRSRYEDSVPRYHAVRIRKEERQIKDGKNQDLEIKQWFTKWNENESYS; encoded by the exons ATGATGAGAGACCATCCAAG attGCTGGTTGGAGCTCCTCGGGAGAAGGCCTTTCCAGCCCAACAAGCCAACAGAACAGGCGGACTGTACAGCTGTGACATTGCATCTCCAAATACAAATTGCCTGCGTGTCAAATTTGATGAGGAGA CTGACCCTAAGATGGAGAGTAAAGAAGACCAATGGATGGGTGTAACTGTCCAGAGTCAGGGGCCTGGAGGAAATGTGGTG ACGTGTGCGCATCGCTATGAGAAAAGGCAGTATGTAAACACAGTGCAGGAAACCCGGGATATCATTGGAAGGTGCTATGTGCTGAGCCAGGACCTCACTATTAAGGATGATATGGATAATGGAGTATGGAGTTTCTGTGATGGTCGTTTAAGAGGCCATGAGAAGTTTGGTTCCTGTCAGCAAGGTGTTGCTGCTACTTTTACCAGAGACTATCATTATATTGTGTTTGGTGCCCCAGGCACTTACAACTGGAAAG GGGTGGTTCGTGCAGAGCAAAAGAATCAGACATTTTATGATCTGGGTATCTTTGATGATGGGCCTTACGAAGTTGGTGATGAGAGCCGCCAGGATAAGAATCTAGTTCCTGTTCCAGCTAACAGTTACTTAG GTTTCTCTTTGGACTCTGGTAAAGGAATTGTCTCCCAAGATGAGATGACTTTTGTGTCTGGTGCCCCAAGAGCGAACCACAGCGGAGCAGttgttttactaaaaaaagaaaaaaatcagagagcACTTTCCCTGGAGCACATGTTTGAAGGAGAAGGGCTGGCCTCCTCTTTTGGTTATGATGTTGCTGTTGTGGACCTCAACAGTGATGG CTGGCAGGACATCGTTGTTGGGGCCCCGCAGTACTTTGACAGAAGTGGGGATATCGGGGGTGCCGTATACATCTACATGAACCATCAAGGCAAGTGGGCAGGGGTGAAGCCTCTGCGCTTAAATGGAACCGCTGACTCCATGTTTGGACTTGCAGTAGAAAATGTTGGGGACATTAATCAGGATGGATATCCAG ATATTGCAGTAGGGGCTCCATATGATGGTTTTGGCAAAGTATACATATATCATGGATCCGAGAATGGAATAAatacaaaaccagcacag ATTCTTGATggtgaaaaaacaaacaccaatTTCTTTGGTTACTCTATTGCTGGAAATATGGACCTGGATAAAAATTCCTACCCTGATGTTGCTGTTGGTTCCCTGTCAGATTCTGTAAACGTGTACAG ATCTCGGCCTGTGATAAGCATTAGAAGAAACATTACAGTACAGCCTGACAGAATTGatctaaagaaaaagaaccctGAGGACCATGGTGAAATCAg GATGGATGTGAAAGCATGTTTTAAATATACTGCAAACCCCAGAAATTTAAATCCAAGAATAA aGATCAATTACACGTTTGAAGTGGAAAATGAGAGGcggcagctggggctgccctccAGGGTGCGCTTCAGTGACCACTCGTCTGATCAGTTCACTGCAAGTACAACCCTCAGGGGACAGAACTCATGGGAGTGTGTGACTACAAAGCTTATACTGCAG gaaaaaattaaagataagCTACGTCCCATTCCAATATCAGTCAGTGTTAAAATTGCTGGACTGGAGTCACCATCCAAGAGAAAAGAGAGCGCACTTCCAGATCTTATACCAATTCTAAATTCAAATGAATCTGAAACAGACACCACAAAA gtGGAGTTCTTAAAAGAAGGCTGTGGAGAAGACAATGAATGTCACAGCAATCTTAAGCTTCAGTACCGGTTTTGTACGAGAGAGGGAAATGAAGACAGGTTTACTTATTTACCACT tGAAAATGGCATGCCAGTGCTTGTTCTGAAAGACCAGAAAGATATTGCCCTGGAAATAACAGTGACAAACAATCCATCTGAtacaaaaaatccacaaaaagaTGGTGAAGATGCATATGAAGCTAAACTAATTGCAACTTTTCCAGACAGTCTGACATACTCTGCATTCAGAGAGATGAGGGGTTATCCT GAAAAACAGCTAACATGTGGTGCTAACCAAAATGGTTCTCAAGCAGAGTGTGAACTTGGAAATCCTTTCAAAAGAAATTCTAAT GTAACCTTTTATCTGATCTTAAGTACCACTAAGGTTAATGTTGATACAACAGACTTAGACATTAACCTGAAGCTGGAAAC AACAAGCACTCAAGTTAATTTGACTCCAATTATAGCCAGCGCTAAAGTGGTTCTTGAATTGCTTTTATCACTCACTGG AGTTGCTAAGCCTTCTCAGGTATATTTTGGAGGTAACATCATTGGTGAGAGTGCAGTGAAATCTGAAGATGATATTGGAAACCTCATAGAGTATGAATTCAGA GTAACTAACTTGGGCAGACCACTGAAAACATTTGGCACTGCTTCCTTGGACATCCAGTGGCCGAAAGAAATTAGTAATGGCAAATGGCTGCTTTATCTGATGAAAATAGACTCCAAAGGCTTGGAAAAAGTCTACTGTCAACCTGAGAATGAAATCAACAGTTTGCGTGTTGCG gaATCCCATAACTCAAGAAGGAAGCGTGAAGTTGCAGAGAAGCAGATTACAGACAGCCAGgcattttctttattctcagaaagaaaatataaaacctTG AGCTGCAATGCGAATGCACGCTGTGTGGATATAAAGTGTCCCCTGAAGGGTTTAGACAGCAAGGCATCTATTGTGCTGCGTTCCAGGCTGTGGAACAGCACCTTCTTAGAG GAATACTCCAAAATGAATTACCTTGACATTCTTGTTAGGGCTTCTATCAGTGTTCCTGCTGCGGCTAAGAATGTTAAACTCACAAATGAAGTTGCTCAG GTGCGTGTTACTGTATTTCCTGCAAAACCAGTAGCCCTTTATACAGGAGTTCCGTGGTGGATCATTGCAGTGGCTATCCTTGCTGGAATACTCATGCTTGCACTGTTGGTATTCTTACTATGGAAG TGCGGGTTCTTCCGGCGTTCCAGGTACGAAGACAGTGTCCCCCGCTATCACGCTGTAAGAATTCGAAAAGAGGAGCGACAGATCAAAGATGGGAAAAACCAAGATCTTGAGATAAAACAGTGGTTCACCAAatggaatgaaaatgaaagttatTCTTAG